One window of the Piliocolobus tephrosceles isolate RC106 chromosome 17, ASM277652v3, whole genome shotgun sequence genome contains the following:
- the EDC4 gene encoding enhancer of mRNA-decapping protein 4 isoform X1: MASCASIDIEDATQHLRDILKLDRPAGGCSASSFNVWVEGPSAESPRPSSAYNGDLNGLLVPDPLCSGDGTSTNKTGLRTMPPINLQEKQVICLSGDDSSTCIGILAKEVEIVASSDSSISSKARGSNKVKIQPVAKYDWEQKYYYGNLIAVSNSFLAYAIRAANNGSAMVRVISVSTSERTLLKGFTGSVADLAFAHLNSPQLACLDEAGNLFVWRLALVNGKIQEEILVHIRQPEGTPLNHFRRIIWCPFIPEESEDCCEESSPTVALLHEDRAEVWDLDMLRSSHSTWPVDVSQIKQGFIVVKGHSTCLSEGALSPDGTVLATASHDGYVKFWQIYIEGQDEPRCLHEWKPHDGRPLSCLLFCDNHKKQDPDVPFWRFLITGADQNRELKMWCTVSWTCLQTIRFSPDIFSSVSVPPSLKVCLDLSAEYLILSDVQRKVLYVMELLQNQEEGHACFSSISEFLLTHPVLSFGIQVVSRCRLRHTEVLPAEEENDSLGADGTHGAGAMESAAGVLIKLFCVHTKALQDVQIRFQPQLNPDVVAPLPTHTAHEDFTFGESRPELGSEGLGSAAHGSQPDLRRIVELPAPANFLSLSSETKPKLMTPDAFMTPSASLQQITASPSSSSSGSSSSSSSSSSSSSLTAVSAMSSTSAVDPSLTRPPEELTLSTKLQLDGSLTMSSSGSLQASPRSLLPGLLPAPADKLTPKGPGQVPTAASALSLELQEVEPLGLPQASPSRTRSPDVISSASTALSQDIPEIASEALSRGFGSSAPEGLEPDSMASAASALHLLSPRPRPGPELGPQLGLDGGPGDGDRHSTPSLLEAALTQEASTPDSQVWPTAPDITRETCSTLAESPRNGLQEKHKSLAFHRPPYHLLQQRDSQDASAEQSDHDDEVASLASASGGFGTKVPAPRLPAKDWKTKGSPRTSPKLKRKSKKDDGDAAMGSRLTEHQVAEPPEDWPALIWQQQRELAELRHSQEELLQRLCTQLEGLQSTVTGHVERALETRHEQERILETGSTTWHRDGGSILGLGRSTRPAPGLFLSYGAERRLERALAEGQQRGGQLQEQLTQQLSQALSSAVAGRLERSIRDEIKKTVPPCVSRSLEPMAGQLSNSVATKLTAVEGSMKENISKLLKSKNLTDAIARAAADTLQGPMQAAYREAFQSVVLPAFEKSCQAMFQQINDSFRLGTQEYLQQLESHMKSRKAREQEAREPVLAQLRGLVSTLQSATEQMAATVASSVRAEVQHQLHVAVGSLQESILAQVQRIVKGEVSVALKEQQAAVTSSIMQAMRSAAGTPVPSAHLDCQAQQAHILQLLQQGHLNQAFQQALTAADLNLVLYVCETVDPAQVFGQPPCPLSQPVLLSLIQQLASDLGTRTDLKLSYLEEAVMHLDHSDPITRDHMGSVMAQVRQKLFQFLQAEPHNSLGKAARRLSLMLHGLVTPSLP, translated from the exons GCCCCAGTGCAGAGAGCCCACGGCCATCCAGTGCCTACAATGGGGACCTCAATGGGCTTCTGGTCCCAGACCCGCTCTGCTCAGGTGATGGTACCTCAACAAACAAGACTGGTCTTCGGACCATGCCACCCATTAACCTGCAAGAGAAGCAGGTCAT CTGTCTCTCAGGAGATGATAGCTCCACCTGCATTGGGATTTTGGCCAAGGAGGTAGAGATTGTGGCCAGCAGTGACTCTAGCATTTCAAGCAAGGCCCGGGGAAGCAACAAG GTGAAAATTCAGCCTGTCGCCAAGTATGACTGGGAGCAGAAGTACTACTATGGCAACCTGATTGCTGTGTCTAACTCCTTCTTGGCCTATGCCATTCGAG CTGCCAACAATGGCTCCGCCATGGTGCGGGTGATCAGTGTCAGCACTTCGGAGCGGACCTTGCTCAAGGGCTTCACAGGCAGTGTGGCTGATCTGGCTTTTGCACACCTCAACTCTCCACAGCTGGCCTGCCTGGATGAGGCAGGCAACCTGTTCGTGTGGCGCTTGGCTCTGGTTAATGGCAAAATTCA AGAAGAGATCTTGGTCCACATTCGGCAGCCAGAGGGCACGCCACTGAACCACTTTCGCAGGATCATATGGTGCCCCTTCATCCCTGAGGAGAGTGAGGACTGCTGTGAGGAGAGCAGCCCAACGGTGGCCCTGCTGCATGAAGACCGG GCTGAGGTGTGGGACCTGGACATGCTCCGCTccagccacagcacctggcctgtggATGTCAGCCAGATCAAGCAGGGCTTCATTGTGGTAAAAGGTCATAGCACG TGCCTCAGTGAAGGAGCTCTATCCCCTGATGGGACTGTGCTGGCTACTGCGAGCCATGATGGCTATGTCAAGTTCTGGCAGATCTACATTGAGGGGCAAGATGAGCCAAG ATGTCTGCACGAGTGGAAGCCTCATGATGGGCGgcccctctcctgcctcctgttCTGTGACAACCATAAGAAACAAGACCCTGA TGTCCCTTTCTGGAGGTTCCTTATTACTGGTGCTGACCAGAACCGAGAGCTAAAGATGTGGTGTACGGTGTCCTGGACCTGCCTGCAGACTATTCG CTTCTCCCCAGATATCTTCAGCTCAGTGAGTGTGCCCCCTAGCCTCAAGGTTTGCTTGGACCTGTCAGCAGAATACCTGATTCTCAGCGATGTGCAACGGAAG GTCCTCTATGTGATGGAGCTGCTGCAGAACCAGGAGGAGGGCCATGCCTGCTTCAGCTCCATCTCGGAGTTCCTGCTCACCCACCCTGTGCTGAGCTTCGGTATCCAGGTTGTGAGTCGCTGCCGGCTGCGGCACACTGAGGTGCTGCCTGCCGAAGAGGAAAATGACAGCCTGGGTGCTG ATGGTACCCACGGAGCTGGTGCCATGGAGTCTGCGGCCGGTGTGCTTATCAAGCTCTTTTGTGTGCATACTAA GGCACTGCAAGATGTGCAGATCCGCTTCCAGCCACAGCTGAACCCTGATGTGGTGgccccactccccacccacaCTGCCCACGAGGACTTCA CATTTGGAGAGTCTCGGCCTGAACTGGGCTCTGAGGGCCTGGGGTCAGCCGCTCACGGCTCCCAACCTGACCTCCGACGAATCGTGGAGCTGCCTGCACCCGCCAACTTCCTCAGTCTGAGCAGTGAGACCAAGCCCAAGTTGATGACACCTGACGCCTTCATGACACCTAGCGCCTCCTTGCAGCAG ATCACTGCCTCTCCCAGCAGTAGCAGCAgtggtagcagcagcagcagcagcagcagcagcagcagcagctcccttACAGCTGTGTCTGCCATGAGCAGCACCTCAGCTGTGGACCCCTCCTTGACCAG GCCACCTGAGGAGCTGACTTTGAGCACCAAGCTGCAGCTGGATGGCAGCCTGACAATGagcagcagcggcagcctgcAGGCAAGCCCACGCAGCCTCCTGCCCGGcctgctcccagccccagctGACAAACTGACTCCCAAGGGGCCGGGCCAG GTGCCTACTGCCGCCTCTGCACTGTCCCTGGAGCTGCAGGAAGTGGAGCCCCTGGGGCTGCCCCAAGCCTCCCCTAGCCGCACCCGTTCCCCTGATGTCATCTCCTCAGCTTCCACTGCCCTGTCCCAGGACATCCCTGAGATTGCATCTGAGGCCCTGTCCCGTGGTTTTGGCTCCTCTGCACCAGAGGGCCTTGAGCCAGACAGTATGGCTTCAGCCGCCTCAGCACTGCACCTACTGTCCCCACGGCCCCGGCCAGGGCCCGAGCTCGGCCCCCAGCTTGGCCTTGATGGAGGCCCTGGGGACGGAGATCGGCATAGTACCCCCTCCCTCCTGGAGGCAGCCTTGACCCAGGAGGCCTCGACTCCTGACAGTCAGGTTTGGCCCACAGCACCTGACATTACTCGTGAGACCTGCAGCACACTGGCAGAAAG CCCCAGGAATGGCCTTCAGGAAAAGCACAAGAGCCTGGCCTTCCACCGACCACCATATCACCTGCTGCAGCAACGTGACAGTCAGGATGCCAGTGCTGAGCAAAG TGACCATGATGATGAGGTGGCCAGCCTTGCCTCTGCTTCAGGAGGCTTTGGCACCAAAGTTCCTGCTCCACGGCTGCCTGCCAAGGACTGGAAGACCAAGGGATCCCCTCGAACCTCACCCAAGctcaaaaggaaaagcaagaaggaTGATGG GGATGCAGCCATGGGATCCCGGCTCACAGAGCACCAG GTGGCAGAGCCCCCTGAGGACTGGCCAGCGCTAATTTGGCAACAGCAGAGAGAGCTGGCAGAGCTGCGGCACAGCCAAGAAGAGCTGCTGCAGCGTCTGTGTACCCAACTTGAAGGCCTGCAGAGCACAGTCACAGGCCACGTAGAACGTGCCCTTGAGACCCGGCACGAGCAGGAGCGTATCCTTGAGACTGGTAGCACAACATGGCATAGGGATGGGGGCAGCATTCTTGGCCTGGGAAGGAGTACACGACCTGCTCCAGGCCTGTTCCTTAGCTATGGCGCAGAGCGGCGGCTGGAGCGAGCACTGGCTGAGGGGCAGCAGCGGGGAGGGCAGCTGCAAGAGCAGCTGACACAGCAGTTGTCCCAAGCACTGTCTTCAGCTGTAGCTGGGCGGCTAGAGCGCAGCATACGGGATGAGATCAAGAAGACAGTCCCTCCAT GTGTCTCAAGGAGTCTGGAGCCTATGGCAGGCCAACTGAGCAACTCAGTGGCTACCAAGCTCACAGCTGTGGAGGGCAGCATGAAAGAGAACATCTCTAAGCTGCTCAAGTCCAAG AACTTGACTGATGCCATCGCCCGAGCAGCTGCAGACACATTACAGGGGCCGATGCAGGCGGCCTACCGGGAAGCCTTCCAGAGTGTGGTGCTGCCGGCCTTTGAGAAGAGCTGCCAGGCCATGTTCCAGCAGATCAATGATAGCTTCCGACTGGGGACACAGGAAT ACTTGCAGCAGCTAGAAAGCCACATGAAGAGCCGGAAGGCACGGGAACAGGAGGCCAGGGAGCCTGTGCTGGCCCAGCTGCGGGGCCTGGTCAGCACACTGCAGAGTGCCACTGAGCAGATGGCAGCCACCGTGGCCAGCAGTGTTCGGGCTGAGGTGCAGCACCAGCTGCATGTGGCTGTGGGCAG CCTTCAGGAGTCCATTTTAGCACAGGTACAGCGCATTGTCAAGGGTGAGGTGAGTGTGGCGCTCAAGGAGCAGCAGGCTGCCGTCACCTCCAGCATCATGCAGGCCATGCGCTCAGCTGCTGGCACACCTGTCCCCTCTGCCCATCTTGACTGCCAGGCCCAGCAAGCCCATATCCTGCAGCTGCTGCAGCAGGGCCACCTCAATCAGGCCTTCCAGCAG GCACTGACAGCTGCTGACCTGAACCTGGTGCTGTATGTGTGTGAAACTGTGGACCCAGCCCAGGTTTTTGGGCAGCCACCCTGCCCACTCTCTCAGCCTGTGCTCCTTTCCCTCATCCAGCAGCTGGCATCTGACCTTGGCACTCGAACTGACCTCAAGCTCAG CTACCTGGAAGAGGCTGTGATGCATCTGGACCACAGTGACCCCATCACTCGGGACCACATGGGCTCCGTTATGGCCCAGGTGCGCCAAAAGCTTTTTCAGTTCCTGCAGGCTGAGCCACACAACTCACTTGGCAAAGCGGCCCGGCGTCTCAGCCTCATGCTGCATGGTCTCGTGACCCCCAGCCTCCCTTAG
- the EDC4 gene encoding enhancer of mRNA-decapping protein 4 isoform X3: MASCASIDIEDATQHLRDILKLDRPAGGCSASSFNVWVEGPSAESPRPSSAYNGDLNGLLVPDPLCSGDGTSTNKTGLRTMPPINLQEKQVICLSGDDSSTCIGILAKEVEIVASSDSSISSKARGSNKVKIQPVAKYDWEQKYYYGNLIAVSNSFLAYAIRAANNGSAMVRVISVSTSERTLLKGFTGSVADLAFAHLNSPQLACLDEAGNLFVWRLALVNGKIQEEILVHIRQPEGTPLNHFRRIIWCPFIPEESEDCCEESSPTVALLHEDRAEVWDLDMLRSSHSTWPVDVSQIKQGFIVVKGHSTCLSEGALSPDGTVLATASHDGYVKFWQIYIEGQDEPRCLHEWKPHDGRPLSCLLFCDNHKKQDPDVPFWRFLITGADQNRELKMWCTVSWTCLQTIRFSPDIFSSVSVPPSLKVCLDLSAEYLILSDVQRKVLYVMELLQNQEEGHACFSSISEFLLTHPVLSFGIQVVSRCRLRHTEVLPAEEENDSLGADGTHGAGAMESAAGVLIKLFCVHTKALQDVQIRFQPQLNPDVVAPLPTHTAHEDFTFGESRPELGSEGLGSAAHGSQPDLRRIVELPAPANFLSLSSETKPKLMTPDAFMTPSASLQQITASPSSSSSGSSSSSSSSSSSSSLTAVSAMSSTSAVDPSLTRPPEELTLSTKLQLDGSLTMSSSGSLQASPRSLLPGLLPAPADKLTPKGPGQVPTAASALSLELQEVEPLGLPQASPSRTRSPDVISSASTALSQDIPEIASEALSRGFGSSAPEGLEPDSMASAASALHLLSPRPRPGPELGPQLGLDGGPGDGDRHSTPSLLEAALTQEASTPDSQVWPTAPDITRETCSTLAESPRNGLQEKHKSLAFHRPPYHLLQQRDSQDASAEQSDHDDEVASLASASGGFGTKVPAPRLPAKDWKTKGSPRTSPKLKRKSKKDDGDAAMGSRLTEHQVAEPPEDWPALIWQQQRELAELRHSQEELLQRLCTQLEGLQSTVTGHVERALETRHEQEQRRLERALAEGQQRGGQLQEQLTQQLSQALSSAVAGRLERSIRDEIKKTVPPCVSRSLEPMAGQLSNSVATKLTAVEGSMKENISKLLKSKNLTDAIARAAADTLQGPMQAAYREAFQSVVLPAFEKSCQAMFQQINDSFRLGTQEYLQQLESHMKSRKAREQEAREPVLAQLRGLVSTLQSATEQMAATVASSVRAEVQHQLHVAVGSLQESILAQVQRIVKGEVSVALKEQQAAVTSSIMQAMRSAAGTPVPSAHLDCQAQQAHILQLLQQGHLNQAFQQALTAADLNLVLYVCETVDPAQVFGQPPCPLSQPVLLSLIQQLASDLGTRTDLKLSYLEEAVMHLDHSDPITRDHMGSVMAQVRQKLFQFLQAEPHNSLGKAARRLSLMLHGLVTPSLP; this comes from the exons GCCCCAGTGCAGAGAGCCCACGGCCATCCAGTGCCTACAATGGGGACCTCAATGGGCTTCTGGTCCCAGACCCGCTCTGCTCAGGTGATGGTACCTCAACAAACAAGACTGGTCTTCGGACCATGCCACCCATTAACCTGCAAGAGAAGCAGGTCAT CTGTCTCTCAGGAGATGATAGCTCCACCTGCATTGGGATTTTGGCCAAGGAGGTAGAGATTGTGGCCAGCAGTGACTCTAGCATTTCAAGCAAGGCCCGGGGAAGCAACAAG GTGAAAATTCAGCCTGTCGCCAAGTATGACTGGGAGCAGAAGTACTACTATGGCAACCTGATTGCTGTGTCTAACTCCTTCTTGGCCTATGCCATTCGAG CTGCCAACAATGGCTCCGCCATGGTGCGGGTGATCAGTGTCAGCACTTCGGAGCGGACCTTGCTCAAGGGCTTCACAGGCAGTGTGGCTGATCTGGCTTTTGCACACCTCAACTCTCCACAGCTGGCCTGCCTGGATGAGGCAGGCAACCTGTTCGTGTGGCGCTTGGCTCTGGTTAATGGCAAAATTCA AGAAGAGATCTTGGTCCACATTCGGCAGCCAGAGGGCACGCCACTGAACCACTTTCGCAGGATCATATGGTGCCCCTTCATCCCTGAGGAGAGTGAGGACTGCTGTGAGGAGAGCAGCCCAACGGTGGCCCTGCTGCATGAAGACCGG GCTGAGGTGTGGGACCTGGACATGCTCCGCTccagccacagcacctggcctgtggATGTCAGCCAGATCAAGCAGGGCTTCATTGTGGTAAAAGGTCATAGCACG TGCCTCAGTGAAGGAGCTCTATCCCCTGATGGGACTGTGCTGGCTACTGCGAGCCATGATGGCTATGTCAAGTTCTGGCAGATCTACATTGAGGGGCAAGATGAGCCAAG ATGTCTGCACGAGTGGAAGCCTCATGATGGGCGgcccctctcctgcctcctgttCTGTGACAACCATAAGAAACAAGACCCTGA TGTCCCTTTCTGGAGGTTCCTTATTACTGGTGCTGACCAGAACCGAGAGCTAAAGATGTGGTGTACGGTGTCCTGGACCTGCCTGCAGACTATTCG CTTCTCCCCAGATATCTTCAGCTCAGTGAGTGTGCCCCCTAGCCTCAAGGTTTGCTTGGACCTGTCAGCAGAATACCTGATTCTCAGCGATGTGCAACGGAAG GTCCTCTATGTGATGGAGCTGCTGCAGAACCAGGAGGAGGGCCATGCCTGCTTCAGCTCCATCTCGGAGTTCCTGCTCACCCACCCTGTGCTGAGCTTCGGTATCCAGGTTGTGAGTCGCTGCCGGCTGCGGCACACTGAGGTGCTGCCTGCCGAAGAGGAAAATGACAGCCTGGGTGCTG ATGGTACCCACGGAGCTGGTGCCATGGAGTCTGCGGCCGGTGTGCTTATCAAGCTCTTTTGTGTGCATACTAA GGCACTGCAAGATGTGCAGATCCGCTTCCAGCCACAGCTGAACCCTGATGTGGTGgccccactccccacccacaCTGCCCACGAGGACTTCA CATTTGGAGAGTCTCGGCCTGAACTGGGCTCTGAGGGCCTGGGGTCAGCCGCTCACGGCTCCCAACCTGACCTCCGACGAATCGTGGAGCTGCCTGCACCCGCCAACTTCCTCAGTCTGAGCAGTGAGACCAAGCCCAAGTTGATGACACCTGACGCCTTCATGACACCTAGCGCCTCCTTGCAGCAG ATCACTGCCTCTCCCAGCAGTAGCAGCAgtggtagcagcagcagcagcagcagcagcagcagcagcagctcccttACAGCTGTGTCTGCCATGAGCAGCACCTCAGCTGTGGACCCCTCCTTGACCAG GCCACCTGAGGAGCTGACTTTGAGCACCAAGCTGCAGCTGGATGGCAGCCTGACAATGagcagcagcggcagcctgcAGGCAAGCCCACGCAGCCTCCTGCCCGGcctgctcccagccccagctGACAAACTGACTCCCAAGGGGCCGGGCCAG GTGCCTACTGCCGCCTCTGCACTGTCCCTGGAGCTGCAGGAAGTGGAGCCCCTGGGGCTGCCCCAAGCCTCCCCTAGCCGCACCCGTTCCCCTGATGTCATCTCCTCAGCTTCCACTGCCCTGTCCCAGGACATCCCTGAGATTGCATCTGAGGCCCTGTCCCGTGGTTTTGGCTCCTCTGCACCAGAGGGCCTTGAGCCAGACAGTATGGCTTCAGCCGCCTCAGCACTGCACCTACTGTCCCCACGGCCCCGGCCAGGGCCCGAGCTCGGCCCCCAGCTTGGCCTTGATGGAGGCCCTGGGGACGGAGATCGGCATAGTACCCCCTCCCTCCTGGAGGCAGCCTTGACCCAGGAGGCCTCGACTCCTGACAGTCAGGTTTGGCCCACAGCACCTGACATTACTCGTGAGACCTGCAGCACACTGGCAGAAAG CCCCAGGAATGGCCTTCAGGAAAAGCACAAGAGCCTGGCCTTCCACCGACCACCATATCACCTGCTGCAGCAACGTGACAGTCAGGATGCCAGTGCTGAGCAAAG TGACCATGATGATGAGGTGGCCAGCCTTGCCTCTGCTTCAGGAGGCTTTGGCACCAAAGTTCCTGCTCCACGGCTGCCTGCCAAGGACTGGAAGACCAAGGGATCCCCTCGAACCTCACCCAAGctcaaaaggaaaagcaagaaggaTGATGG GGATGCAGCCATGGGATCCCGGCTCACAGAGCACCAG GTGGCAGAGCCCCCTGAGGACTGGCCAGCGCTAATTTGGCAACAGCAGAGAGAGCTGGCAGAGCTGCGGCACAGCCAAGAAGAGCTGCTGCAGCGTCTGTGTACCCAACTTGAAGGCCTGCAGAGCACAGTCACAGGCCACGTAGAACGTGCCCTTGAGACCCGGCACGAGCAGGAGC AGCGGCGGCTGGAGCGAGCACTGGCTGAGGGGCAGCAGCGGGGAGGGCAGCTGCAAGAGCAGCTGACACAGCAGTTGTCCCAAGCACTGTCTTCAGCTGTAGCTGGGCGGCTAGAGCGCAGCATACGGGATGAGATCAAGAAGACAGTCCCTCCAT GTGTCTCAAGGAGTCTGGAGCCTATGGCAGGCCAACTGAGCAACTCAGTGGCTACCAAGCTCACAGCTGTGGAGGGCAGCATGAAAGAGAACATCTCTAAGCTGCTCAAGTCCAAG AACTTGACTGATGCCATCGCCCGAGCAGCTGCAGACACATTACAGGGGCCGATGCAGGCGGCCTACCGGGAAGCCTTCCAGAGTGTGGTGCTGCCGGCCTTTGAGAAGAGCTGCCAGGCCATGTTCCAGCAGATCAATGATAGCTTCCGACTGGGGACACAGGAAT ACTTGCAGCAGCTAGAAAGCCACATGAAGAGCCGGAAGGCACGGGAACAGGAGGCCAGGGAGCCTGTGCTGGCCCAGCTGCGGGGCCTGGTCAGCACACTGCAGAGTGCCACTGAGCAGATGGCAGCCACCGTGGCCAGCAGTGTTCGGGCTGAGGTGCAGCACCAGCTGCATGTGGCTGTGGGCAG CCTTCAGGAGTCCATTTTAGCACAGGTACAGCGCATTGTCAAGGGTGAGGTGAGTGTGGCGCTCAAGGAGCAGCAGGCTGCCGTCACCTCCAGCATCATGCAGGCCATGCGCTCAGCTGCTGGCACACCTGTCCCCTCTGCCCATCTTGACTGCCAGGCCCAGCAAGCCCATATCCTGCAGCTGCTGCAGCAGGGCCACCTCAATCAGGCCTTCCAGCAG GCACTGACAGCTGCTGACCTGAACCTGGTGCTGTATGTGTGTGAAACTGTGGACCCAGCCCAGGTTTTTGGGCAGCCACCCTGCCCACTCTCTCAGCCTGTGCTCCTTTCCCTCATCCAGCAGCTGGCATCTGACCTTGGCACTCGAACTGACCTCAAGCTCAG CTACCTGGAAGAGGCTGTGATGCATCTGGACCACAGTGACCCCATCACTCGGGACCACATGGGCTCCGTTATGGCCCAGGTGCGCCAAAAGCTTTTTCAGTTCCTGCAGGCTGAGCCACACAACTCACTTGGCAAAGCGGCCCGGCGTCTCAGCCTCATGCTGCATGGTCTCGTGACCCCCAGCCTCCCTTAG